The Elusimicrobiota bacterium region TCGTTTAATACACGCCGGGAAACGGAACCCGTCATGTCCGGGCCTATTTCGATAGGAGGGGCGGCCCCCATCCGTATTGTTAGTTCACTGATGCTGCAGGAGAACAGCGCCGACAGTCTCATGGCGCTGATGGAAAATCGGTTTAAAAAAGAAGTTCCTCCCGAAATTATTGTGTTGCCTTTTAGGGGGCCGTCATTTGCAACGCTTTATTCTTCATTTCGGTCCCAAATGGAGAGTCAGACCCATCGCCTCTCGTACTGGATTTCTTGCTCCGCGGAGAACATCGATGCGACCCTTCCTCCCGCCGATGCCTACGTGGTTCACTTTCAGAACCATTTGACGGAAGGTCAATTGGCCGCCGCCGTTCAATTGTGTCGTCAAAATAGCGCGGGGTTGGTGTTGGCCTCCGCCAAAACAGAGCCCTTGATCCAAGCGATAGAACGTTTAAAAAATGGACGGATGACCCTTTTGGCCTGGTTGGATTTTCCTCAAGAGACCTTGTCGGTCCATGAGGCGCGTCGGTTCATGTTGGCCTTAAAATCATTTGACGAAAAAATTCCTTTGGTTCTTTCTGTTCAAACAACAACACCTTCTTTGCCCGTCGCTTCTGTTTTGGGAAGTTTGATTTGCGATGGGCTGGGAGATGCCATTCAGGTGGCATCATCGGGCCCGTCTGAAGAAAATTTAGATTTCGCTTACAACCTCCTCCAAGCCTGCGGCAGCCGTATCACAAAAACAGAATTTGTTTCTTGTCCTTCTTGTGGGCGAACGTTGTTTGACTTGCAATCCACCACCGAACGCATCAAAGCCAAGACGGGCCACCTCAAAGGGGTCAAAATCGCGATCATGGGTTGTATCGTCAACGGTCCCGGTGAAATGGCCGATGCCGATTTCGGGTACGTGGGCGGCGGCCCTGGCAAGATTAATTTGTATGTGGGAAAAACTTGTGTAGAAAAATCAATCCCCAGTGAAATTGCCGATGAAAAACTGATTGAGCTCATCAAATCCCACGGCAAATGGGCGGACCCGTTGGTCCATCAAACCGTCGGGCGCCACAGCGAAGGAGAGGTTTGCATTTGAGTACTTACTTGAAACAACTGTTTTTCCTGATTTGCATTTTTGTCCTTCTAATTCTTTTTTATGTAGGTCCCGCCATGCTTTTTAAGCGAGTTTTCTTTTCGTCAGTCTCGGCCTTCATTCCAAAATGGTTTCTCTATTTGGTTCCAGTTTCTGGTTGGATAGCAAGTGTGATAATACGCAATGCAGAGAAAATCTTTATGGGCCTCGGGAATTTTATTTATGAGCCCCTGTGGTTATCGCTGGCGCCAATTTTCTTTTGGGTTATCATCGCGAAATTCAGGGACCGATTGACCTCTCTTGGTACCCCGAAATTCTCTGAAACATTGTTAATTTGCAGCATTTCACTATTGGCTTGCATCGCATTTTTAAATTTTCCAGCCATCGGTGACTGGCCGTGACGCATAATCGAGTAATCGGAAGTCCCAGTAGTTAACCACAGTCAATCATGTTGTATTCACGCATAGTTTGTCTCATACACTTCTTGTAGTCTGGGCGGGATGCAACCATTATGTTTAACTTGAAAAATCGATGGCAATGTTGGTTCATATAGCATCAGAAATGAATGTGAAGCGGTATCTAGGAGCACCGAAAGTTTGTGAATTTGAAATAGTGCTTGCATCCCTCAAGTTCTTAATGCATAATCCCGACCAGATTTCATGATTAGTTTTTGTTTTTCATCGTATTTAGATTTTACTCCCTCCGGACAAACCCCCTTTGAGAGTTCTAATCAATCCTTTTTGCTGCCTGCACGGGCCGTATGCCGTTCAGCTGGCAAATCATCGAAAACAGTAGAGGTAAGAAAAAAATGAGTCAACGTGGTACAGTAAAGTGGTTCAACAACGCGAAAGGTTTCGGCTTTATCGCAAAAGCAGATGGATCGGGTGATGTGTTTGTACATTACTCGGCGATTACGGGTGAAGGCTTCAAAAGCCTTGCCGAAGGACAAGAAGTGACCTTTGATGAAGTTCCTGGAGAACGGGGACCAAAGGCCGCAAATGTTGCCCGCGTCTAGTTTTATTTCATAAAACCAAACACGGATTCACATGTAAAAAGTCCCGCCCTCCTCGGACCATTGAGGATGGCGGGCTTTTTGTTTTCCTGTTGAAATGAAATTCAAAATAGGGCAAGTTATCAATATGAAATCACAGTCAGGCCTCACTTTTCTTGAAGCGCTTATGATTATTGTAGTTTTGGGGGTGGTGGCTTATATCACTGTTCCAAAATTCCAGTTGATGCTCTATCAATCCCGCGAGGCCAGAACCAAGTCCCATCTTGGAGATCTGCGCGGGGCCTTGGCTATTTATTATTCCGACAATTTTGGACGTTATCCCTCTGATGAGGGAACCCCTGAAACGCGTCTTTCATCTGCGTTGGTTCCTCAATATTTGAAACGTATCCCCTCTGTTGAACTTCGCCATCTCTATTCGAGAAATCTAAATACCGTTCAAGATCGGTTCGACGACCAAGGGGATTGGATGTATTCGCTTTTGAATGGTTTTGTGGCGGTTAATTCTCTACGCAAGGACACCAAAGGGGAGGCCATTTCAAATTGGTAAACGAAGGTTTGACTGTTATTGATATTGGATACCAAGCCAAGGATAAACAGTTGATTCTAATTGTTGATGATGAAGCCGCCATACACAGCGTCATGTTTGATGCCTTGGAGGACGATTACCGCATTCTCAGCGCTTATAATGGTCGGGAAGGGGTGGATTTGGCGATTAAAACCAAACCCGCGCTTATTTTAATGGATGTGATGATGCCTGACATCGGTGGATATGAAGCTGTCCGATTATTACAAGACAATCCGGCTACGCGATCGATTCCGATTGTTATTATGACTGCGCAAAATTTCGATGAGTCCACCATCAAACTGCTCAAAGATGAACCCAATGTCGCAGGTTTTTTACCCAAGCCTTTTCGGGCCAAAGATTTGCGACATTTGATCGGTAGCACCATTCAAAAATCTAAACCTGAAGAATAAGTCATGCCCATCCAATTAATTCTAGATACGAGTTTGTTTGTTAATCCCGCCTCTGCGCAAACGTGGGGATCTTCTCCGACGGAAGCATTGACTCGATTTCTCGAAATGGTCCAAAAACACCAAAATATTTCCATCTTTATGCCCCCGAGTATTTACCGCGAACTCATGCATTTTGCGGAGGAATCGAAAATCCCCAAGGACCTTTTAACGCAGGTTCACCAAAAACCTCCCGAAAAACATTCCATTCAAGTTCCCGGTTTCTTTATTTATTCCTTGGTCGAAAGTTTTCGCGATAGAGTGGATCGCGGCTTGCGATTGGCTGAAAGGCATGTACGCGAGGCTTTGCAGGTACCACCGGTTGAGGGGGTTCCGTTGAAATCCAAGCCTGGAGAGGTGCGTGCTGATGCCAAATTGGTATCAAGTTTGCGCGAGTCCTTCCGACGTATGATGCGCGAAGGAATGCTTGACTCCAAAGCGGATGTGGATTTGCTTTTGTTGGCCTATGAAATCAAAGGAACGCTGGTTTCAGCGGATGAGGGTGTTCTTGAATGGGCTGAAAATTTGGGAATCCAAATTCTTCCCTACTCACAACTTTTATCGTTAATTGAAGCCCAAGTTTCCAAAAAATAAACCCCTCTGCTCCCCTCCAAAGGAGCAGGTATGTCTGTTAATCAAAGATTCATTCTCTACCTCATTCTGTGTTTATTGATGGGGAGTGTTGTCTCTGCCACCGATCCGTGGATGGAAAAATTCCTTAATCACCGAAAAGCTTCCATGGGCCCAACCCAGAAATATTCAGTTCAAGAGTTAAAACAATTCCTGAGTTTGGAGGGCCAACCAATACGGGTCACTCCCATCAAGGCGTATGTTCCTGAAAATCGCCAGGTTGAGGAAAAACTCCGACCTGTAGACCATAGAAAACAAACCCACAAGAAAAAAATCGTTAAACCTAAGCCTAAAATGGATTCGGCGGATGGCTTGTTGAGGCGCGCTCGATGGGCCTATGACAATGGTCAATTCGATCGAGCTGGACGGCTTTATAAATTGGTCCTCAAGGTTCAACCGGCGTCTCAAGAAGCGATGGACCGGTTGGAAGAAATAACCCGCGACCTCCGCTAGAGGGGGGTGTATCGATTGGTGATGGGCATCCGATGGTCTTTTCCAAAAGACCGCGGTGTTATTTTGATGCCGGGTGGCGCCTGCCGGCGTTTGTATTCATTTCGATCAATCAAATTAAGAATCCGACGAATATAGGATTCTTTCGTTTTATTCTTTGATATTTGTTGATGGAGGGGTTGGTTCTTTTCAACGTAATTGACAATGATGGGGTCCAAGTCTGAATAGGGGCCCAACACCTCTTCGTCTTTTTGGTTTTCTCGGAGTTCGGCTGTGGGTGGACGATTGATGGTGCTTTCAGGAATCAGTGCCCAGCCGGCGCGGGTGTTGATAAACCGGGCCAATTCGTAGACAGTGGTTTTAAGCACATCTTTAATAACCGCCAAGCCACCTGCCGTGTCGCCATAAAGAGTGCAATAACCCGTCGATGTTTCTGATTTGTTTCCCGTTGTTAAAATCAACCAGCCAAATTTATTGGAGAGGGCCATGAGCAAATTTCCGCGAATGCGTGCTTGTAGGTTTTCTTCGGCAATGTTTGGTTGCGTTTCTTTAAAAATCGGTTTTAAAGTGAATAAAAATTGGTCAAAAATCGGTTGAATGGGTATTTCATGAAACGTAATCCCCAAATTCTTGGCCAGAAGGGCTGCATCAGAAATGGTTTCAGAGAGATTGAAACGAGAAGGCATGGTAACACCCACCACGTTCTCAGGTCCCAAGGCATCTGTGGCAAGGGCCGCCACCAATGCCGAATCAATCCCGCCAGATAAACCCAGGGCCGCCTTTCGAAATCCATTTTTTCTCATATAGTCCTTTACACCCAGGACCAACGCTCCATAAATCTCTTCCACTCTTTTTAGCGGGGGCTGGGGCGTAGAGGGACTTGATAAAACGACTCCTTTTTTCCGCCGCTCCACTTCAACTGTATAGAGACCTGCATCAAATTGAGGGAATTGAACTTTCCCGATGCCCCTCGCTGGCAGGCCAAAACTACCGCCATCGAACACCAATTCGTCTTGTCCTCCGACCATGTTGCAGTACAGGAGCGCCGCGCCGGTCAATTTTTGAGTTTTTGCAAATGCTTTGTGTCGATCGTTTAGTTTTCCAACGTGATACGGGCTCGCGGAGATGTTGACGACCACGTCGGCTTTCATTTTCTTATAGGCTGTCAAGTGGGGGCCGCTCAGCCACAAGTCTTCACAAATGGTGACCCCTATTCGCAACCCTTTCAATGTTCTGAGTAAGGGTTTTTTCCCCGGAGAAAAATAGCGATGTTCATCGAATACCCCGTAATTGGGGAGACATTGTTTGTGATAAATGGAAACAACCTTCTTTTTTTCAATCCAGGCGGCGGCGTTAAACAAAAAGTGCGCCTGTCGGTTCACAAATCCAATCAAACACGGAAGATCAATTTTTTTTGACAAAGTTCGGAGAGTTTTAAGATTGTCAGTAATGAACGATGGCTTGAGCAACAGGTCTTCTGGTGGGTAACCCGTTAAAGCCATTTCTGGGAACAACAATAAATCACATTGAGATTTTTGGGCTTGATGAACCGACTCTAGAATGAGTCGAGCGTTTCCTTCAATGTCCCCAACCGTGGGGTTAATTTGAGCCAAGCCTACGCGCATGGCGAGGCTTACTGGACCATCTCGTGCGCCAGAATAATGGCTTCGCTGATGTCCTTCATTGACTTACGACGGTCCATGCTTTGGCGTTGAATTTCTCGAAACGCATCTTGCTCTGACAAACGTTTCTGCTGCATAAGAATGCCTTTGGCTCGTTCGATAATTTTTCTCGATTCCAATGCTTCTTGAGCGGCCAATTTTTCCGATAACAGGCGGGTGTTTTCTATGGCCGCCGCACATTGATTGGCCACCGACTGCGCAAAGGAAACTTCATCTTCAGAAAACACGTGCTCAGTTGATTGATAAATGTTGATCAGGCCCAAAATTTTTTCCTTGTACATCATCGGGACAGACAGTAATGAAACCAAACCTTGTTTGATCGCCAAATCTCTGAATTGGTAGGACGTTTCCTTGCGCACATCACGCACTTGGAGAGGTTTCTTCGTCAAAACGGTTTTTCCCGATAGGCTCCCATGAAGCTTAACGGGAGGTTTGTCTCGATATCCCGGATCCAAGGATTGAGAAGCCACGATTCGTAATTCTTGGGCCTTTTCATCGAGCAGCATGATTGAGCAAATATTGGATCCCATCATTTGAGCGGTCATGTTCACGATCAATTGCATAATT contains the following coding sequences:
- the ispG gene encoding 4-hydroxy-3-methylbut-2-en-1-yl diphosphate synthase (ferredoxin), which gives rise to MKPLRRPTREVKVGTVGVGGTNPIRLQSMTTTDTMNTEATVAQVLRLAEVGCEIARITAPTALDARNLEAIKSSLIKKKCRIPLVADIHFRPDAAMVAADFVEKVRINPGNFVDGKAFKVREYTDEEYRDEIKRIEGKFTPLVLKLKKLKRALRIGTNHGSLSDRIMNRYGDTPEGMVESALEYARICEQNQFFDIIFSMKASNPKIMIAAYRLLVKRMTEENMNYPLHLGVTEAGDGPDGRIKSAVGIGSLLEDGIGDTIRVSLTEDPEFEIPVAKELARHYETLWKTHVDRTMDGQASFNTRRETEPVMSGPISIGGAAPIRIVSSLMLQENSADSLMALMENRFKKEVPPEIIVLPFRGPSFATLYSSFRSQMESQTHRLSYWISCSAENIDATLPPADAYVVHFQNHLTEGQLAAAVQLCRQNSAGLVLASAKTEPLIQAIERLKNGRMTLLAWLDFPQETLSVHEARRFMLALKSFDEKIPLVLSVQTTTPSLPVASVLGSLICDGLGDAIQVASSGPSEENLDFAYNLLQACGSRITKTEFVSCPSCGRTLFDLQSTTERIKAKTGHLKGVKIAIMGCIVNGPGEMADADFGYVGGGPGKINLYVGKTCVEKSIPSEIADEKLIELIKSHGKWADPLVHQTVGRHSEGEVCI
- the cheB_2 gene encoding Chemotaxis response regulator protein-glutamate methylesterase, translated to MTVIDIGYQAKDKQLILIVDDEAAIHSVMFDALEDDYRILSAYNGREGVDLAIKTKPALILMDVMMPDIGGYEAVRLLQDNPATRSIPIVIMTAQNFDESTIKLLKDEPNVAGFLPKPFRAKDLRHLIGSTIQKSKPEE
- the nadE gene encoding Glutamine-dependent NAD(+) synthetase — protein: MRVGLAQINPTVGDIEGNARLILESVHQAQKSQCDLLLFPEMALTGYPPEDLLLKPSFITDNLKTLRTLSKKIDLPCLIGFVNRQAHFLFNAAAWIEKKKVVSIYHKQCLPNYGVFDEHRYFSPGKKPLLRTLKGLRIGVTICEDLWLSGPHLTAYKKMKADVVVNISASPYHVGKLNDRHKAFAKTQKLTGAALLYCNMVGGQDELVFDGGSFGLPARGIGKVQFPQFDAGLYTVEVERRKKGVVLSSPSTPQPPLKRVEEIYGALVLGVKDYMRKNGFRKAALGLSGGIDSALVAALATDALGPENVVGVTMPSRFNLSETISDAALLAKNLGITFHEIPIQPIFDQFLFTLKPIFKETQPNIAEENLQARIRGNLLMALSNKFGWLILTTGNKSETSTGYCTLYGDTAGGLAVIKDVLKTTVYELARFINTRAGWALIPESTINRPPTAELRENQKDEEVLGPYSDLDPIIVNYVEKNQPLHQQISKNKTKESYIRRILNLIDRNEYKRRQAPPGIKITPRSFGKDHRMPITNRYTPL